A genomic segment from Polyangium mundeleinium encodes:
- a CDS encoding ABC transporter substrate-binding protein, protein MADAIPSHVVQALAPTGRLRAAINFGNTVLAQRDPVTGEPRGVSGELAREFAKRLGIPSAFVTFDAAGKVFEALKRGEWDIAFLAIDPVRAAEIDFTGPYVLIEGAYVVPKDSPIKTTDEVDRDDIRVAAAKGSAYELHLTRTLERAKVVTQPTGSEACEMFLRDKLEVAAGVKQPMTKFAEEHPETRLLPGRFMAIEQAMGMPKGRDAGVRALRAFVEEMKASGFVARALERSGQNEAVVAPPTPI, encoded by the coding sequence ATGGCAGACGCGATTCCGTCCCACGTCGTTCAAGCCCTGGCGCCGACCGGACGGCTCCGCGCGGCGATCAACTTCGGCAATACCGTCTTGGCGCAGAGAGACCCCGTCACCGGCGAGCCGCGCGGGGTCTCCGGCGAGCTCGCGCGTGAATTCGCCAAACGACTCGGCATCCCGAGCGCGTTCGTCACCTTCGACGCCGCCGGCAAGGTATTCGAGGCTTTGAAGCGCGGCGAATGGGACATCGCCTTCCTGGCGATCGATCCGGTGCGCGCGGCCGAGATCGACTTCACGGGGCCTTATGTGCTGATCGAGGGCGCCTACGTCGTGCCAAAGGACTCGCCCATCAAGACCACCGACGAGGTGGACCGCGACGACATCCGTGTCGCCGCCGCCAAGGGCAGCGCGTATGAACTTCATCTGACGCGGACACTCGAGCGCGCCAAAGTCGTCACACAGCCGACCGGCTCCGAGGCCTGCGAGATGTTCCTGCGCGACAAGCTGGAGGTCGCCGCCGGCGTGAAGCAGCCGATGACCAAGTTCGCCGAGGAGCATCCCGAGACGCGCCTGCTCCCCGGCCGCTTCATGGCAATCGAGCAGGCGATGGGCATGCCGAAGGGCCGCGACGCAGGCGTGCGCGCGCTCCGCGCGTTCGTCGAGGAAATGAAGGCGTCCGGCTTCGTCGCGAGGGCACTCGAGCGCAGCGGCCAGAACGAGGCGGTCGTCGCGCCGCCGACGCCGATTTGA
- a CDS encoding AAA family ATPase, with protein MMHSKAFEDAFDVMGAPSPPDMWRKLSSAVAPSWRVERSSFVGRADSIRQLKAYLDEGARLVTLLGAPGLGKTRLLRRLGGMLADEGARVHFFDLTTATTRGSVIAIVSRQLGLSQVRDGDVDETVAQIGHALAARGPMVLLLDNFEQVVEHAETTIGRWLVMAPFATLIVTSREALRLEEEVSFEIQPLTLEEGVRLFEDRARLVRPGLAITGEERDAVLRIVEHLEGIPLAIELAAARTAILLPSEIDTRLGSPFGLLRTARRGAPERHQTLERAIDGSFDLLMPWEKAAFAQCSVFRGGFSLQAAEAVLDLTPHPEAPPVLDVLAALCHKSLLRRYVLPGPSNRTRFGMFESLRVYAAGKLDEASRARAEARHSRHFVEAAEAWAVTSGAGFALGLELLALESSNIIQVVRRRVKEDALALRAALALDALFARVGPLQARVDLLEDVSMCEQAATPELRIRYLRMRAEAHWMSYPWTDTRPDLKRALSLARQEGDRRAEVAILVALAAASIYQTEPQAGGHYYRQAVAAARLHGDRAALAMVLCGPDDEVLGPAEILALVKELEDLRERTVALGSLIIRRMVSGELEGALEAAELTRAAATKAGAPILEAVANSHARGLELLLGRAKDASRLEQVSEQLRAQGGGFPYQVSLLHLMDYFHCQGRLADLRAIVDRMIRERASSRYPSTTQVIAAYLGVLEAEDGRLERAEAHFAEARANSALPVVAVKVHLLEGCLDIARARRAAAEGRWEEMRARLDDARRRLTSFGDLSTGPIRLTALGIAPALERALAACEAGAFPPSLPAPDEGSISAPPPEPALELDSNGRWFRLGKGEKVSLHRRHVLAAILARLSERHAAAPGDPLPVSELVEAGWPGERILPGAAANRLHNAVAVLRGLGLRGVLITRDGGYLLDPALVVRKH; from the coding sequence ATGATGCACAGCAAAGCTTTCGAAGACGCGTTCGACGTGATGGGCGCACCAAGCCCCCCGGATATGTGGAGGAAGCTGTCCAGCGCGGTGGCGCCGAGCTGGCGCGTCGAGCGCTCGAGCTTCGTGGGCCGCGCGGACTCCATCCGTCAGCTCAAGGCCTACCTCGACGAGGGTGCGCGCCTCGTGACCCTCCTCGGCGCGCCGGGGCTCGGCAAGACACGCCTGCTCCGGCGCCTCGGCGGCATGCTCGCAGACGAGGGCGCGCGCGTTCACTTCTTCGATCTCACCACGGCCACGACCCGGGGCAGCGTGATCGCGATCGTCTCCCGGCAGCTCGGCTTGTCGCAGGTGCGCGACGGGGACGTCGACGAAACCGTCGCCCAGATCGGGCATGCGCTCGCGGCGCGCGGGCCCATGGTCCTCCTGCTCGATAACTTCGAGCAGGTCGTCGAGCACGCCGAGACCACCATCGGCCGCTGGCTGGTGATGGCGCCGTTCGCCACCCTGATCGTGACCTCCCGCGAGGCGCTCCGGCTCGAGGAAGAGGTCTCCTTCGAGATCCAGCCGCTCACGCTGGAAGAAGGGGTGCGGCTCTTCGAGGACCGCGCGCGCCTCGTGCGCCCCGGCCTCGCGATCACGGGCGAGGAGCGGGACGCCGTGCTCCGGATCGTCGAGCATCTCGAGGGGATCCCGCTGGCCATCGAGCTCGCCGCCGCGCGGACGGCGATCCTGCTCCCGTCCGAAATCGACACGCGGCTCGGATCCCCCTTCGGGCTCCTGCGGACGGCCCGGAGGGGCGCTCCCGAGCGCCACCAGACCCTGGAGCGGGCGATCGACGGGTCCTTCGATCTGCTCATGCCCTGGGAAAAGGCAGCCTTCGCCCAGTGCTCCGTGTTTCGCGGCGGTTTTTCCCTCCAAGCCGCAGAAGCGGTGCTCGACCTGACCCCTCACCCCGAAGCGCCCCCGGTGCTCGACGTGCTCGCGGCCCTTTGCCACAAATCGCTGCTCCGTCGCTACGTGTTGCCGGGCCCATCGAACCGTACGCGCTTCGGCATGTTCGAGAGCCTGCGGGTCTATGCGGCAGGCAAGCTCGACGAGGCGAGCCGCGCGCGGGCCGAAGCAAGACACAGCCGCCATTTCGTCGAGGCGGCCGAGGCCTGGGCCGTGACCTCGGGGGCGGGCTTCGCGCTCGGGCTGGAGCTGCTCGCCCTGGAATCGAGCAACATCATCCAGGTCGTGCGCCGGCGTGTGAAGGAGGACGCGCTCGCGCTCCGCGCCGCGCTCGCCCTCGACGCGCTGTTCGCGCGGGTGGGGCCGCTGCAGGCGCGGGTCGACCTGCTCGAAGACGTATCCATGTGCGAGCAGGCCGCGACGCCCGAGCTGCGGATCCGGTACTTGCGCATGCGCGCCGAGGCCCACTGGATGAGCTACCCGTGGACGGACACGCGCCCGGATCTGAAGCGCGCCCTGTCGCTCGCGCGGCAGGAGGGCGACCGGCGCGCCGAGGTGGCCATCCTCGTCGCGCTGGCGGCCGCCTCGATCTACCAGACCGAGCCCCAGGCGGGCGGGCATTACTACCGGCAAGCCGTGGCGGCGGCGCGCCTCCACGGCGACCGCGCAGCTCTGGCCATGGTGCTCTGCGGGCCCGACGACGAGGTGCTCGGCCCCGCCGAGATCCTTGCGCTCGTCAAGGAGCTGGAAGACCTACGCGAGAGGACCGTCGCGCTGGGGAGCCTCATCATCCGGAGGATGGTCTCGGGCGAGCTCGAGGGGGCGCTCGAGGCCGCCGAGCTGACGCGCGCCGCCGCGACGAAGGCAGGCGCGCCCATACTCGAAGCGGTGGCGAATTCGCACGCCCGCGGGCTGGAGCTCCTCCTCGGACGGGCGAAGGACGCGAGCCGGCTCGAGCAGGTGAGCGAGCAGCTTCGCGCGCAGGGCGGCGGCTTCCCGTATCAGGTCTCGCTCCTGCACTTGATGGACTACTTCCACTGCCAGGGACGGCTCGCCGACCTGCGGGCGATCGTCGACCGGATGATCCGCGAACGGGCCTCGAGCAGGTATCCGTCGACCACGCAGGTGATCGCCGCCTATCTCGGCGTCCTCGAGGCCGAGGATGGGCGCCTCGAACGCGCCGAAGCCCATTTCGCCGAAGCACGCGCGAACAGCGCGCTCCCGGTCGTCGCGGTCAAGGTTCACCTCCTCGAAGGGTGCCTGGACATCGCGCGCGCGCGACGCGCCGCAGCGGAGGGACGCTGGGAGGAGATGCGGGCTCGCCTCGACGACGCGCGCCGTCGCCTCACCTCCTTCGGCGATCTGTCCACGGGGCCGATCCGCCTCACCGCGCTGGGCATCGCGCCTGCCCTCGAGCGCGCCCTCGCCGCCTGCGAGGCCGGCGCCTTCCCGCCCAGCCTGCCCGCGCCCGACGAAGGGTCGATCTCGGCGCCTCCGCCCGAGCCGGCCCTCGAGCTCGATTCGAACGGCCGCTGGTTCCGCCTCGGGAAAGGCGAGAAGGTGAGCCTTCATCGACGCCACGTGCTGGCCGCGATCCTCGCGCGGCTCTCCGAGCGTCACGCGGCAGCGCCAGGGGACCCGTTGCCCGTGTCCGAGCTCGTCGAGGCAGGCTGGCCGGGGGAGCGCATCCTGCCGGGCGCCGCCGCGAACCGCTTGCACAACGCGGTGGCCGTGCTCCGCGGCCTCGGGCTGCGAGGCGTGCTGATCACCCGCGACGGCGGCTACCTGCTGGATCCCGCCCTTGTCGTCCGTAAGCACTGA